The Penaeus monodon isolate SGIC_2016 chromosome 6, NSTDA_Pmon_1, whole genome shotgun sequence genomic sequence accactactacaagcaataataatatcaaatagtaAAAGAGTCAGTAATAAAGTGTGCTATAACTAGATGCAGAAATCACCACGTTAACTGATAATATGGCACAGCTCTTGTTAGCAGCAAACAGTCTCATTTTAATTCTATAAGCAGTGTCATCCCGTTGCGTAACACTGCGTGAGTtggcattatcatcgttaccatcgttactatcatcagtatcactTATTTTGTTTCGGGAAAAAGTGGGATATCCAAATACCCGCGATTGCAGTAAGCATGAATATATATGCTGCATTTCTTTAAAGAGAAGTAACAAAAAAGAAGTATCAAACATACTTATAAAGCTATACACAGTAACGTATCAATGCTTATAATTTTGCAATGCAAGTAaccacataaaaaacaatatatatatatatatatatatatatatatatatatatatatatatatatatatatatgtgtgtgtgtgtgtgtgtgtgtgtgtgtgtgtgtgtgtgtgtgtgtgtgtgtgtgtgtgtgtgtgtgtgtgtgtgtctgtgtctgtgtctgtgtctgtgtctgtgtgtgtgtgtgtgtgtgtgtatacatatatgcatatgtttaaaatgtatacatatatgtttattgaaGGCAGAAAAGCATCACTCTCCGTTATGTAGAGCTTTAAATGGGTATGATGAGGCCACAGTCTTGGACAGCCGTATCTGCAATGGGTTTGTGTCTCGCAGCCAGACGAAGCAAGTCCAGGCCGGACGTGACGATGCCATGGGCCGAGTTATCGAAGACCCCGGGGCAGTCTCTTAGGTATATGTCGAAGGAGCCGAGGTGCCACAGTTCGTGCGCCGGCCAGCTGACGAACAAACCGGCCGCGATCTCGCGATAGTACACGCCGCCACTGGTTATCCCGTCGACGATGGCTCGCCCGCCCGTGCCGTCGTTGTTCTCGAAGTCACCTCCGCGCAGGCTCTCCATGGGCTGGTCTAGCTTGTGCGCCTTGTAGAAGGACGTCCCGCGGTACGAGGGGCCCTTCTCCCCGGAACACAAGTATACGGTCTGGTTGCTGCGGGGCGTGTCGCCGAACATGCGGATATAGACGCGTCCTCTCACCAGGCCAGCCCAGCCGATGTCCATGAAGACCGAAGGAGAATCGCGAGGCACAAGTTGGCGAATCACGTCGTACTGTGAAGAAAACACGTCCCTGTCTGGAGTCATTCGAACTTTATTTTTGGTCTGCTTTAATActcttcattctgtctctctctctctctctctctctctctctctctctctcttctctctctctctctctctctctctctctctctctctctctctctctctctcctctctctctctctctcctctctctctctctctctctctctcgttccctctctcccgttcccgttccccttccctctctctctttctccgtctctcttactccgtctctctcctcttctccctccctccgtctctcccccaccctctctcatcttccttccacaCTCCCATACAGACGCCCCAGCCTTCACCAACAAGCACGGCGAACAACACCCACACGAGAAGCTACTCACAGGCAAGGTGAAGCAGCCGGCCCTCGGAAGGCCGTCTCGAAGGGCGTGAAGATGCAGCCGGTCATCCTGCCGCGTGACCCTTGCCCACCTGGGCTGCCCTTCCTTCTCCGAGGTCGCGAAGATGCTCGTCCCGGCGTCCAAAAGCCCTACGAGGGTCTTGGAAAGATTTTGTTTTAGAAATTAGGATTCCTTTTTTGGGGGTCCTTGGTGAGTATAGATGAAAGTTATATAGTGTAGATAAAAACATCgatgatgttaaaaatatattaatgaaacttTTTACATTTAGGTCATATTTGAAAAGGTgttcgaaaataaagaaaacatcagAAATTTCAATGCCCATATTTCTTACACGCATCATATGCGAGATTCTATTGCTAACAAGATGGTTTGACTGCGTAAAAACAATGAGTAAAGGAGGATAGGTTCTTGTGTGGggcaataatatatgtatatatatatatatatatatatatatatatatatatatatatatatatatatatatatatatatatatatatatataatatatgtgtgtgtgtgtgtgtgtgtgtgtgtgtgtgtgtgtgtgtgtgtgtgtgtgtgtgtgtgtgtgtgtgtgtgtgatatatatatatatatataaatatatatatatatatatatatatatatatatatatatatatatatatatatatatatatatatgaatggtaatccagatggatttcgaaactgtagtctcattttcattaaatctagtttttgcattgtgggtttttctaccatatatgtatatatatatatatatatatatatatatatatatatatatatatatatatataacatctgcatatatatgtatatatatacatacatatatacatgcatatatatatatataaatatatatatatatatatatatatatatatatatatgtgtgtgtatatatatatatatacacacatatatagagtgtgtatctatatatatatatatatatatatatatatatatatatacacacacacacacacacacacacacacacacacacacacacacacacacacacacacacacacacacacacacacacacacacacacacacacactaacacacacacacacacaccacacacacacacacacacacacatatatatatatatatatatatatatatatatatatatatatatatatagagagagagagagagagagagagagagagagagagagagagagagagagagagagagagagagaaagaaagaaagaaagaaagaaagaaaaagagagagagagagaggtagagaggaagagagagagagagagagagagagagagagagagagagagagagagagagagagagagagagagagagagagagagagagagagagagagagagactgagagatctatctatctatctatctatctatctatctatctatctatctatctatctatatatatatatatatatgcatatatatttatatatgtatgcatatatatacatatatatgcatacatatatacatatatatacatacatatatacatatatatatatatatatataatatatatgtatgtgtgtgtgtgtgtgtgtgtgtgtatctatgcatacacacacacacacacacacacatacatatatatatattacacacacacacacacacacacacacacacacacacacacacacacacataatatatatatatatatatatatatatatataatatatatatatatattatatatattttatatatatatatatgtatatatatatatgtatatatatatatatatatatatatatatatatatatatatatgtgtgtgtgtgtgtgtgtgtgtgtgtgtgtgtgtgtgtgtgtgtgtgtgtgtgtgtgtgtgtgtcagagactCACCTGACTGCTGAGCACAGGCATACTCAGTAGAGCTGGGATTTCCTGTGTGTCTTCGGCAACGTACTTGTCGAGGGACGCTAAGGAGGCGTCCGTGTCCTCTATGGCTGCCGTGTACTCGTCTATGGTGGCCGCCTGCTCCACACTTTCCCCCGTTTGCTTCACGGCTTCTACCATAGAGTCGATCTCTGAAATCTTCTTGAGAACCTCCATCTTCTTGGACTTGAGGTCTTTGAGGTTGGCGTTGACTTCGACCAGAAGCGAGCGGAATCTGTTGGCCGTGTCCCGCTGCTGGTTCTGGGCTGCCTGGAGGTCGCTCACTTTGCTCTCTAAGGATTCCTTCGCCTTGTGGCACGCCTTGATCTTCGCGTTCACGAGAACCTTGTGAGACTTTTTCATTTCCTCCAAGGCGTCCGAAATAGCCAGGATCCTGCAGAGTCCCCTGGGAGGGTCTGGATGGTCCACCACCACGCAGTCGCGACAGACCCAAACCGAACACCTCATGCATCGGAAGAACATTCGAGAACCGTGAGCTGGACAGTCCCCGGCGTTGGGCTGCGGGGCGCTGGCGGGGTTCGACGTGTTGAGACTAATATCAGCATGAAGCCCCAGACTCGTTGCAGCCAGGGAGCGAGCCATCCTCAGCAACGGGTAGTTCACAACGAAGTCCGAGGGGTTGCTGGACATGAAGTAGTGGCGACACTCGGGGCATTTACGGTCCCTGGCGAGCACCTCCGTTACACACTTACTGCAGAGGGAATGTCCGCAGCCCAGGTTCTTCGGCGGGCATTCGTCGCTGAAACGTTCCTCGCACACGCTGCAGTTCAACCCGAGATCCTCCATCCTGGACATCGAAATCGATCATGGATAACGTGGTTGGAGGTTTGGTTTACAATTACAGTCTATGTGTTACTAAGGAACTGATAcataaatatgagagagaaagagagtgagaggggggaggaaaagaagagaaagtgagtgtgATTGATTGAGTTAGTGACTGAcagagactgatatatatatatatatatatatataatatataatatatatatatatatatatattatatatagagagagagagagagagagagagagagagagagagagagagagagagagagagagagagagagagagagagagagagagggggggggggaggaaaaagaaagagtgactgagatagaaagagaaacatagatagagagagagagagagagagagagagagagagagagagagagagagagaaagagagagagagagaagagagagagagagagagaggggggggagaaagaaataaagacagaaagagagagatacacacaagaGAAAAGCTTAATTACTGAACTTTAAGGACGGGTGATATTAGATGACTAAATATGTAATGATTCCGAAAATATTATGAGATTCTATGATAatgtgattaataacaataataatgagcttgatactgttattaataaagaTATCACATATGGTAATACAACTAATGTTCACTCTAATATTATCAGTGaagataatattctatatatcatgatAACAGTATGATAGCAACATTAATGATtctcatattaacaataataataaagataatgatgaccaCAATAACGTAACACTATAAGCGAACATGAATGTAAGGATAAATTATATAAGgagcaaaaaacaataatattcacAATACTAACACTAATTATAACCGTACTGCTACAAATCCTCCTACTACTAatgtcactactactactgctgctaccacTACCACAACTACTAATTAAtggtaaaataagataaaatattagtaatacgATAGTAAGCTAATTTTTTATGGTGAttatgctgctgataataataatggctatgtTCTTACCAATAGTACAATAGTTTCAtgaatatcgtcattattattacaatgataataacaaatttctGAATTGAATTTAGACACTACATTACATTACACtagtgatcattatcataattcctaGTCTTCttaatgttatgttattatcattattattattattagtagtagtagtagtagtagcagtagtagtactgtcattattattatcatcattctccctctgttcttatgattatcattattattataattattatgatcattattatcattatcattattattatcattgttatgattattattgtcattatcattataatttgtgGCAGTCCTGGTGCAGTGGTAATTCGCGCGGCCTTTGACCATGAGAGTCACtcatacagttattattattgttattactattattattattattattatcattattatcataattgttgttgttatcattattatcagtattattataacaattactattatcattattattactaatattgctaatattgttattatggtaatcaacattatcatcatgattataattatcattatcattattattacaaataaaagaaataaaaaataaacaaatataggaacccctgtgtatggcattcatcgatttcgaaaaggcatttgactctgtgcaaATACATGCAATATTAGAGGCAATTCGAAaacaaggagtagaggaggtatattataagatattagaagatatatacgaagatgggccagcaaagatatatacgaagatgggacagcaaccatcaagctctagACAGGGTGACACCATCtcgccaaaactgtttacagattgccctgaggaaatattcaagaagctagaatggaacggaaaggtaataaaataggagacgaatacctaatcaatctaagatttgcagatgacatTGTTCCCTTCCGTGAGTCAGTAAATGAattgcagcaattaataaatgatctgaataggcaaagcgctagaggtagtggacaagtatgtaAATCTAgtgcaactcatacagacaagcACATctaaggaaaaggaaacaaagcgtagcatcagtctaggctggagcgtctccggcagacacagtagcCTACTAAGAATTTCCTTGCCAGTGTGTTTAAAAGGAAACGTCTTTAACCAATGCAACCTCCCAGTTATGGACCTATgtatcagaaacatggactacaaccaaattactggagaggaaactaataagtgcccagagagagatggagaggttgatgctgggaattagtctaAGAGATCGGGTGATGGCGACGTGGATcaaggagcatcaaaaagaagaaatggcaatggacaggtcatatatgtcgtaGACAGGACGACTATGGACAAAGAAAGGAACAGACTgagttatagataacataaagaggccaaggaccagacaaaatggcatgacgaaataacgaaattttggggccaagactggaaacaaaaatgcaaaacaaaatttgatgatgatgatatatagatagatagatagatagacagatagatagataaatagacatgggCAGTATCGCGATACATGTATCGGAGATACATATCGATCGTTACTTTTGTATTGGCACTTGTATTGTCTTATCGGTATCGCTAGggtattttttcttaaataaatcgTAAAAAATCGATACTTTTACTTGATCAATTTGAAGTTAAAGTTGATATCTATGAACTGCAAAATAAGAAATATTGCCAGGGGAGGCGAccagcttatattttttttaaatggataaTAGACAaaaccagaaacaaaaaaaatgcacttGGATTTCCTTTCAATAATACGTTTCAATGCTCAATACAACGCAAGATCGTTTATATCAGATCTGAATATATACGAACGCCTAGAATTGTTCAGTGGATGTTGGTGGCACCAATAACAATAGCTCGTTTCCTAGTtacttgtcttgtcttgtcttacTGCTACTAACACATTGCAGGATTAAGGTGTTGTATGGAAAGTCGAGATATGGTGTAAAATTTCCAAtctatatatgaaatgtttttttcattccgACCCCAAATATGCtaagattttattttaatatttcggAAAGATATCTACCATAAAATATCAAtcacatattgaaaaaaaaacgatgacaaTTAATAATTCGTGTCTTCTCGttttattcacattttccttaaaaaacctTCATCTGTACAGATAAGTACAGATAATgcatttcagtctctctctctctctctctcttctctcctctccctctctcctctctctctcctctctcgctctcctctcgctctctttctcctctctttctctcttctcctctctttctctcatctctctcctctttccgctctctctctctctctttctctctctctctctctctctctctctctctctctcctctctcttctctctcttctctctctctctctctctctctctcttgctctcgctctcctctctcgctctctctctctctctctctctttctctctctcttctctcaatctcacctcatcatatatgtatctatcatactgtcatcattatctatctctccacctccatcctttctctgTACTCACAAACCAatgatctctcccctctctactcaatctcatctctctccctttacatctcttctcctccattatctctcttctcttgtgctctctttctctctatcttcttttctctcttctcttatctatctctattctctctcatacatccttcctctctcatcattctctcctctccctctaattCACTGGGGATAGTTTCTTACAATAAACTATCGGCGATGCATTTTTTGGTATCGGTATCGCTATAACCCTCTACGAAGAATCAATGAATCGGAATCACTTTAGCCAATTTTCAAGTATCGGTATCGCCTTAGACACCTCTGTGTAGCAATGGCCATCTattgtatatgtgttgttttgtatatatgagatgtatatatatattacatatatatatatatatatagatatatatatatatatatatatatatatatgtgtgtgtgtgtgtgtgtgtgtgtgtgtagtgtggtgttgtgttggtatgtatgtttatatatatatatatatatatatatatatatatatatatatatgtatatatatatattattatatatatattatacatagtatattatatatatatatatattatgtatgtatatatatatatatatatgatatatatatatatatatatatatatatatatataattattacatacacacacacacacacacacacacacacacacacacacacacacacacacacacacacacacacacacacacaccacacacacacaaaagcacacatgtATAGCTAGTACATATATTCAAAagcatttacataaatatgtataaatatatagataaatagatatatataagtatagatatattataataataataatgataattataacaacagcaacaacaacaacaacaacaataacaataataataataataatgataataataactataataataaaataataataataacaataatcatgataatgataataacaataatcatgataatgataataacaataataataataacaataataataataaaaataatgatagtaataataattcaggGTTTCTTGTGAGAAGCTCTTGTCAAATTATAGCTGTCggtttattgtgcttctaaactatttcactcacacacacacacacacacacacacacacacacacacacacacacacacacacacacacacacacacacacacacacacacgcacgccgcgcgcgcgcctcacacatatacacacacctagaaatacgcatgcatatatcataaataaattatttttaagttagtgtgtatatatatatatatatatatatatatatatatatacatatttgtttcaaCATCAATTCATTTTCATACacgttcatttgtgtgtgtgtgtgtatgtgtgtgtgtgtgtgtgtgtgtgtgtgtgtgtgtgtgtgtgtgtgttggcgtgcgtgcgtgtgcgtgtgtgtgtgtgagtgcgtgcgtgcgtgcatgcgtgcgtgagcAAATCATTCAGACGACAAAATTTAAGCAATAACCATTTTGTATTACCTGAAACCCTGTTTGATTCTCTTGTTTCTTTAGAATCTatatgagagagaataaaaaaagcacACTACTTATTAGCACCAAACACAAGCCACAAACTGAAGAACGAAATGAACGCCTGAACTTCTATgccaagaaagggaaaaaaagtcatttctgAAGATGCCTTGTGGTACGACAACTTCAGATCACGTCCGGAGAAAAGTTGCCAGCTTTCtcatttacaatttttattcTTCAATTAATTTCATGCACTTTTCAGCAGGTTACGAAGTCATAGGTTGGCGAACTTTTAATGTGAAAACGATATTTCTGATTTTCGTTAACGAATGTTACGAAATGTATGTTGGAAACAACAGTTCCCCGCTGCCAGATGTATGATTTCCGCCCTGTGATGCACGAGATAAGTCTGTATCATAGAAGGATGTTCATGttaatacagaaaaagaaatacatacacacacacacacacacacactatatatatatatatatatatatatatatatatatatatatataaatatatatatattatatatatatattatatatatatatatatataatatatatatatatatatatatatatatgtatatatatatatatatatatatatatatatatatatatatatatatatatacacacacaacacacacacacacacatacaacacacacacaacacacacacacacacaaacgcaccacacacacacacacacacacacacacacacacacacacacaaaacacacacacacacacacaacacaatacataatatatatatatatatatatatatatatatatatatatatatacatatatattatatgaattaataaatatatatacacacacacacgaacacacacacacacacgcacgcacgcacgcacgcacacacacacacacacacaca encodes the following:
- the LOC119574377 gene encoding uncharacterized protein LOC119574377, whose amino-acid sequence is MEDLGLNCSVCEERFSDECPPKNLGCGHSLCSKCVTEVLARDRKCPECRHYFMSSNPSDFVVNYPLLRMARSLAATSLGLHADISLNTSNPASAPQPNAGDCPAHGSRMFFRCMRCSVWVCRDCVVVDHPDPPRGLCRILAISDALEEMKKSHKVLVNAKIKACHKAKESLESKVSDLQAAQNQQRDTANRFRSLLVEVNANLKDLKSKKMEVLKKISEIDSMVEAVKQTGESVEQAATIDEYTAAIEDTDASLASLDKYVAEDTQEIPALLSMPVLSSQTLVGLLDAGTSIFATSEKEGQPRWARVTRQDDRLHLHALRDGLPRAGCFTLPYDVIRQLVPRDSPSVFMDIGWAGLVRGRVYIRMFGDTPRSNQTVYLCSGEKGPSYRGTSFYKAHKLDQPMESLRGGDFENNDGTGGRAIVDGITSGGVYYREIAAGLFVSWPAHELWHLGSFDIYLRDCPGVFDNSAHGIVTSGLDLLRLAARHKPIADTAVQDCGLIIPI